TTTGTATCTGAATTTATTTTTCCAAAAGCTATTAAGCAATAAATTTTTTCACCATAATCTAAACTTACATCTTCTTTTATTTCTTTATGGTCATAAGTAGCTCCCACCCAACAAGTTCCAAATCCCATTTGAACAAGTTTTAAAACTAAATATTCTCCATAAAAACCTATTTTTTCTGCTATCTTTTTTTCTTTAGAATCCCCTATTAGTGCTATATAAGAATTACAACCTCTTATTAATCCATATGAAGCAAGTCCATCAAATATTTCATCACCATCATTTACAATTACTTTAAAATTAAGTCCTCTTTCTTCATTATTAATTTCATCAAGTATTTCTACTATCTTTACCTCTTCTTCAACAGTAATTTCTTCATCTACAAATTTTCTTCTTGAAGTTCTTCTTAATATTTCACTCGTCAGATTCTCCTCTATTTTCATTAATTTTCCTCCTAATTATATCTCACCAACAAATATATTGTTGCTATAACTAAAGTTTGAACAGAGATTGAGGCTCCAAACTTTAAAAATTTTACAAAGTCTATTTTACATCCAGCTTTTTTAGAGGCTGTTACAGCCACAACATTTGTAGCTGAAGCTAACATTGTCATATTTCCTCCCAAACAAGACCCAAAAGACAATGCCCACCACAAACCTTTTATATTAGTTTCATCTTGAAAAGCTGGTAACATAACATTTACTATTTTTGAAATAGTAGCCGCATTTGCCACATTTCCAATTATAGATGTAAAAAATCCAGAAATCCATGTTATTGATATAAGAGCTAATCCAAAACTCCCCTCTGTTAATTTTATAAGTTTATTTCCTATAAAATCAATTATATGTAAATTTTCGACTCCTGTTATCATCATAAAAAGCCCAATAAAGAAAAATAAAGTCTCCCACTCTACATTTTCTAATATTTCCTTTGGTTCTTTTTTAGTTAAAACAACTAAAAATATCGCTCC
This genomic interval from Fusobacterium perfoetens ATCC 29250 contains the following:
- a CDS encoding nitroreductase family protein: MKIEENLTSEILRRTSRRKFVDEEITVEEEVKIVEILDEINNEERGLNFKVIVNDGDEIFDGLASYGLIRGCNSYIALIGDSKEKKIAEKIGFYGEYLVLKLVQMGFGTCWVGATYDHKEIKEDVSLDYGEKIYCLIAFGKINSDTKIGFEKLVSLIGKKRKSIQEIFPNIKKVKKESQKWIMKGLELVRKAPSARNKQPWIFDIIENDTITISAKENFGYEKIDMGIAMLHFQQGAQLCGCKGEWRRRDGIWRFLLEEKDENTQI